Proteins from one Pseudostreptobacillus hongkongensis genomic window:
- a CDS encoding ABC transporter ATP-binding protein, with amino-acid sequence MIKFENVIQEYKGNVVVEIESFEIKCGEFLVLVGSSGSGKTTTIKMINRLIEPTKGKILIQDKNILDTPVRDLRLDIGYVLQQIALFPNLTVKENIELIPEMKGWKKEKRLEKIIELLNRVGLDPDKYLNRYPKELSGGEQQRIGILRAIIAEPKVLLMDEPFSALDPISRSNLQEMIKKLHSDLKMTIVFVTHDMNEAMILADRIAIMSEGKILQAGTPCEIKKNPVNDFVIKMFDGLDCEVKL; translated from the coding sequence ATGATTAAATTTGAAAATGTTATACAGGAATATAAAGGGAATGTAGTTGTAGAGATAGAAAGTTTTGAAATAAAATGTGGAGAATTTTTAGTTCTTGTAGGAAGTAGTGGAAGCGGTAAAACTACTACTATTAAAATGATTAATAGATTAATAGAACCTACAAAAGGAAAAATTTTGATTCAGGATAAAAATATATTAGATACACCAGTCAGAGATTTAAGGTTAGATATAGGGTATGTATTACAACAAATTGCTTTATTTCCTAATCTTACAGTTAAAGAAAATATAGAGCTTATACCTGAAATGAAAGGTTGGAAAAAAGAGAAAAGGTTAGAAAAAATAATAGAATTATTAAATAGAGTTGGTTTAGATCCAGATAAGTATTTAAATAGATATCCAAAGGAATTATCAGGAGGAGAACAACAAAGAATAGGCATACTTCGTGCAATAATTGCAGAACCTAAAGTTTTATTAATGGATGAACCTTTTTCAGCACTTGACCCTATATCAAGATCTAATTTACAAGAAATGATTAAAAAGTTACATTCTGATTTAAAAATGACTATAGTATTTGTTACTCATGATATGAATGAAGCGATGATTTTAGCAGATAGGATAGCTATTATGAGTGAAGGTAAGATATTGCAAGCTGGAACACCTTGTGAAATAAAGAAAAATCCTGTAAATGATTTTGTGATTAAAATGTTTGATGGTTTAGATTGTGAGGTTAAATTATGA
- a CDS encoding GspE/PulE family protein yields the protein MQINNKDATTLKSSCFLSTNIIKLSEDIIKYGIENKASDIHIREINKEVSLEYRINGILEKINISNILPSELIARFKVMSRLNVAEKRLPQDGSFSYIYDKNKYDIRMATLPTIYGENIVLRILNTTLNDISFKGLGFNDDKIEKIKYMLSKMYGLILVTGPTGSGKSTTLLSLVNYLNSGDKKIISIEDPVENKVEGIVQIQIKEEIGLTFEKVLRTTLRSDPDIIVISEIRDEITAEIAIRAALTGHLVLATLHTNNSVSTFTRLIDMKIPKYLILDCLIGIISQRLVRIDSKSIRLCVSEILVLDENTREIFSKNLERSVIEKKLKENSFSTIEDELERLERIYFEKNSSI from the coding sequence ATGCAAATAAATAATAAAGATGCAACTACTTTAAAAAGTAGTTGTTTTTTGTCTACAAATATTATAAAATTATCAGAAGATATAATAAAATACGGTATTGAAAATAAAGCATCTGATATACACATAAGGGAAATAAATAAAGAAGTAAGTCTAGAATATAGAATAAATGGAATATTAGAAAAAATTAATATTTCTAATATTTTACCTTCAGAATTAATTGCAAGATTTAAAGTTATGTCTAGATTAAATGTAGCAGAAAAAAGATTGCCACAAGATGGATCTTTTTCATATATATATGATAAAAATAAATATGATATTAGAATGGCTACTTTACCTACTATATATGGAGAAAATATAGTTCTTAGAATATTAAATACTACTCTTAATGATATTAGTTTTAAAGGATTAGGATTTAATGATGATAAGATAGAAAAGATCAAATATATGTTATCTAAAATGTATGGACTTATACTTGTTACAGGGCCTACAGGTAGTGGAAAATCAACAACTTTATTATCCTTAGTAAATTATTTAAATAGTGGAGATAAGAAGATAATAAGTATAGAAGATCCAGTTGAAAATAAGGTTGAAGGTATAGTACAAATACAGATAAAAGAAGAAATAGGACTTACATTTGAAAAAGTATTAAGGACAACATTAAGATCAGATCCAGATATTATAGTAATAAGTGAAATAAGAGATGAAATAACTGCAGAAATTGCAATACGTGCAGCTCTAACAGGACATTTAGTTTTGGCTACATTACATACTAACAATTCTGTATCTACATTTACAAGACTAATAGATATGAAGATTCCTAAATATTTGATATTAGATTGTTTAATAGGTATAATTTCTCAAAGATTAGTAAGAATTGATAGTAAAAGTATAAGACTTTGTGTTAGTGAAATATTAGTTTTAGATGAAAATACAAGAGAGATATTTTCTAAAAATTTAGAAAGGTCTGTTATAGAGAAAAAATTAAAAGAAAATAGTTTTTCTACAATAGAAGATGAATTAGAAAGACTAGAAAGGATATATTTTGAAAAAAATAGTAGTATATGA
- a CDS encoding uracil-DNA glycosylase family protein: MNKKIEKIFEEIKNDIENKEFTDKGIDPLFSAPYNAKIVIVGQAPGIKAQERRIYWKDKSGDKLRLWMDIDEQTFYSTDKIAIIPMDFYYPGRGKGGDLPPRKDFAAKWHPKILKELPNVELFILVGKYAQDYYLKNISKENLTLTVKSFKEYLPKYFPIVHPSPLNIGWLKKNPWFEQNVLPILKESVKKAMK, encoded by the coding sequence ATGAATAAAAAAATAGAAAAAATTTTTGAAGAAATAAAAAATGATATAGAAAATAAGGAATTCACAGATAAAGGTATAGATCCTCTATTTTCTGCTCCTTATAATGCAAAAATAGTAATTGTTGGACAAGCTCCTGGTATAAAAGCACAAGAAAGAAGAATATATTGGAAAGATAAAAGTGGTGATAAATTAAGACTATGGATGGATATAGATGAACAAACTTTTTATTCAACTGATAAAATAGCTATAATACCTATGGATTTTTACTATCCAGGTCGTGGTAAAGGTGGAGATCTTCCTCCAAGAAAAGATTTTGCTGCTAAATGGCATCCTAAAATCTTAAAAGAATTACCAAATGTAGAACTATTTATACTAGTTGGTAAATATGCTCAAGATTATTATTTAAAAAATATATCTAAAGAAAATTTAACACTAACTGTTAAATCATTTAAAGAATATTTACCTAAATATTTTCCTATAGTTCATCCATCACCTTTAAATATTGGATGGCTTAAAAAGAACCCTTGGTTTGAACAAAATGTTCTACCAATATTAAAAGAAAGCGTTAAAAAGGCTATGAAGTAG
- a CDS encoding alpha/beta hydrolase: MKKEYFYGEDSIHTMQWSIENPKGVVQIVHGMLEYIENYDEFAKFLNKNGYVVLGKIVKIFKGGNYRSKFLNLLTTEKLNKMLGSSTKTKGDWLSRDEKEVEKVLSDEYRQFIPTVNMSLGIFELTNYVRKRKNIKKIRQDLPILLISGGKDPLGNFGKGIEKLDGIMKSEGLNTTVIIYDGSRHELLHELNKEEVMNDILKWIESK, from the coding sequence ATGAAAAAAGAATATTTTTATGGAGAAGATAGTATTCATACAATGCAATGGAGCATAGAAAATCCAAAAGGAGTAGTACAGATAGTACATGGAATGCTTGAATATATAGAAAATTATGATGAGTTTGCTAAATTTTTAAATAAGAATGGATATGTAGTTCTTGGTAAAATTGTTAAAATTTTTAAAGGTGGAAATTATAGAAGTAAGTTTTTAAACTTACTTACAACAGAAAAATTAAATAAAATGCTAGGGAGCAGTACTAAAACTAAAGGAGATTGGTTAAGTAGAGATGAAAAAGAAGTAGAAAAAGTCTTAAGTGATGAATATAGGCAATTTATTCCAACTGTTAATATGAGTTTAGGTATATTTGAACTTACTAATTATGTTAGAAAAAGAAAAAATATTAAAAAAATTAGGCAAGATTTACCTATATTACTCATATCTGGTGGGAAAGATCCACTAGGTAATTTTGGAAAAGGTATAGAAAAATTAGATGGTATTATGAAATCAGAAGGTTTAAATACTACAGTTATAATATATGATGGTTCAAGACATGAATTATTACATGAATTAAATAAAGAAGAAGTAATGAATGATATACTTAAATGGATAGAAAGTAAGTAG
- a CDS encoding viral A-type inclusion protein codes for MKNRVVNPNNITDMDMINAKNQASMVSILQRIGKAKRKKELTLSKSSQKYLLQMIGEMKKQMKIYQNQLPNLFSFFNYVEKSLQIGKKEKWPKEKKLLVSFDEQDLLVRQMKDVVKGLEVEKSKLKWYNFAKKMMFSTMQKQTEALLEDLK; via the coding sequence TTGAAAAATAGAGTAGTAAATCCTAATAATATTACAGATATGGATATGATAAATGCAAAAAATCAAGCAAGTATGGTATCTATATTACAAAGAATAGGTAAAGCTAAAAGAAAAAAAGAGTTAACATTATCTAAAAGTTCACAAAAGTATTTGTTACAAATGATAGGTGAAATGAAAAAACAAATGAAAATTTATCAAAATCAATTACCTAACCTATTTTCTTTCTTTAACTATGTAGAAAAATCTTTACAAATAGGTAAGAAAGAAAAATGGCCAAAAGAAAAAAAACTTTTAGTTTCATTTGATGAACAAGATTTATTAGTAAGACAAATGAAAGATGTTGTTAAAGGATTAGAAGTTGAGAAATCAAAATTAAAATGGTATAATTTTGCTAAAAAAATGATGTTTTCAACAATGCAAAAACAAACAGAAGCATTATTAGAGGATTTAAAGTAG
- the tnpA gene encoding IS200/IS605 family transposase, whose product MEIYGNNHSVFALYYQLVLVTKNRTPIFNEEIVKYAIDKFEQISKSYLIELYDYSYELDHIHIKFKAHPKSEISKFINAYKSSTSRLIKKEFSNVEELLHDGALWEKTYFLITEGVPSKDMIMHYIKTKIKCDIVDHNCDSCGCGHEH is encoded by the coding sequence ATGGAAATATATGGAAATAATCATTCTGTTTTTGCACTTTATTATCAATTAGTATTAGTTACTAAGAATAGAACACCAATTTTTAATGAGGAAATTGTTAAATATGCTATAGATAAGTTTGAACAAATTTCAAAATCTTATCTTATAGAGCTATATGATTATAGTTATGAATTAGATCATATTCATATTAAATTTAAGGCACATCCTAAAAGTGAAATATCTAAGTTTATAAACGCATATAAGAGTTCGACTTCAAGATTAATAAAGAAAGAATTTAGTAATGTTGAAGAGTTATTACATGATGGAGCGCTTTGGGAAAAAACATATTTTTTAATAACAGAAGGTGTTCCAAGTAAAGACATGATAATGCATTATATTAAAACAAAAATTAAATGTGATATAGTTGATCATAATTGTGATAGTTGTGGTTGCGGTCACGAACATTAA
- a CDS encoding HAD-IB family hydrolase encodes MKKIVVYDFDKTIYGGETSTDFMRFFLKRNKKYIKRLPYVIKSLFYYNKNLKRSKEIFFKILDNIDMELLKNEIREFWKQNNKKIFSWISDEIKVNKLESDELILISATPSIFLEEISKELGFDKLIATEFVKQKDNFISKIEGSNCKGVEKVYRLQEYLENFEIIKFYSDSMSDKPLFDLAKEKYFIKKGIKEVLEY; translated from the coding sequence TTGAAAAAAATAGTAGTATATGATTTTGATAAAACAATTTATGGTGGAGAAACATCTACAGATTTTATGAGATTTTTTTTGAAAAGAAATAAAAAATATATTAAACGTCTTCCATATGTTATAAAATCCTTATTTTATTATAATAAAAATTTAAAAAGATCAAAAGAAATATTTTTTAAGATATTAGATAATATAGATATGGAATTATTAAAAAATGAAATAAGAGAATTTTGGAAACAAAATAATAAAAAAATATTTTCTTGGATTAGTGATGAAATAAAGGTAAATAAATTAGAATCAGATGAGTTGATATTAATATCAGCAACTCCAAGTATTTTTTTAGAAGAAATATCTAAGGAGCTAGGATTTGATAAATTAATAGCTACAGAGTTTGTAAAACAAAAAGATAATTTCATTAGTAAAATAGAAGGTAGTAATTGTAAGGGTGTAGAAAAGGTTTATAGGCTTCAAGAATATTTAGAAAATTTTGAAATCATTAAGTTCTACTCGGATAGTATGTCAGATAAACCTTTATTTGATTTAGCAAAAGAAAAATATTTTATTAAAAAAGGTATTAAAGAAGTTTTGGAGTATTAG
- a CDS encoding DUF6693 family protein, producing MNSKFEGSYINYFIISILNTILCTITFGIATPWAICNLERWKINNSIVDGKRMYFDGTGSKLFGKFIIWYILILITLGFYSFIFFVKLQQWKVEHTHFVE from the coding sequence ATGAATTCAAAATTTGAAGGAAGCTACATAAATTATTTTATAATTTCTATACTTAACACTATCTTATGTACTATAACTTTTGGAATTGCAACTCCTTGGGCTATTTGTAATCTTGAAAGATGGAAGATAAATAACTCTATAGTTGATGGCAAAAGAATGTATTTTGATGGTACTGGTTCTAAACTTTTTGGTAAATTTATTATATGGTACATTTTAATATTAATTACTTTAGGATTCTACAGCTTTATTTTCTTTGTAAAATTACAGCAATGGAAAGTAGAACACACTCATTTTGTTGAATAA
- the glmU gene encoding bifunctional UDP-N-acetylglucosamine diphosphorylase/glucosamine-1-phosphate N-acetyltransferase GlmU: MISLVLAAGKGTRMKSNISKLMHRVNGIPMVTKVNNVLKESDISKNILILGYLKEQIIEELPDVEYIEQKEQLGTAHAIMISKDKIKEYGDDVLICNGDGPLLTVETINNMKSKLYDENLDGLILSCLLSDPTGYGRIIKRDNKVVDIREESEASLEEKQINEINVGIYMFKYEALMSIIDKFDNNNSKGEYFLTDAVKLMVNEGYKVDSILLLDKDEMLGVNSKEQLAEASRILRDRKNKELMRDGVILIDPSTTYIEEDVKIGIDTVIYPNVYIQKGTIIGSNCNIYSGTRIEGSIIGDNVTIELSVIEKSKVEDNVSIGPFAHLRPAALLKKNSKVGNFVEIKKSTLHEGVKCGHLTYIGDSEIGKDTNIGAGTITCNYDGKNKHKTTIGENAFIGSNSIIVSPVKIGDNVLTAAGSVITKDVPDGNIVFGRAKQVNKENK; the protein is encoded by the coding sequence GTGATTTCACTAGTCTTAGCGGCAGGTAAAGGTACAAGAATGAAATCAAATATATCTAAACTTATGCATAGAGTAAATGGAATTCCTATGGTAACTAAAGTTAATAATGTTTTAAAAGAATCAGATATTTCTAAAAATATATTAATTTTAGGATATTTAAAAGAACAAATAATAGAAGAATTACCTGATGTTGAATATATTGAACAAAAAGAACAACTAGGTACAGCTCATGCAATTATGATATCTAAAGATAAAATAAAAGAATATGGTGATGATGTTCTTATCTGTAATGGTGATGGTCCTTTATTAACAGTTGAAACTATTAATAATATGAAATCTAAGTTATATGATGAAAACTTAGATGGACTTATACTTTCTTGTTTACTTTCTGATCCTACTGGTTATGGTAGAATAATAAAAAGAGATAATAAGGTAGTAGATATAAGAGAAGAAAGTGAAGCAAGTTTAGAAGAAAAACAAATAAATGAAATTAATGTGGGAATATATATGTTTAAATATGAAGCATTAATGAGTATTATAGATAAGTTTGATAATAACAATTCTAAAGGAGAGTATTTTTTAACTGATGCTGTTAAGTTGATGGTAAATGAGGGCTATAAAGTAGATAGCATTTTACTTTTAGATAAGGATGAAATGTTAGGAGTTAATTCAAAAGAACAATTAGCAGAAGCATCACGTATATTAAGAGATAGAAAAAATAAAGAATTAATGAGAGATGGTGTAATTCTTATAGACCCAAGTACTACATATATAGAAGAAGATGTAAAAATTGGTATTGATACAGTAATTTATCCAAATGTATATATACAAAAAGGAACAATTATAGGTTCTAATTGTAATATATATTCAGGGACAAGAATAGAAGGATCTATAATAGGTGATAATGTAACAATAGAATTAAGTGTTATAGAAAAATCTAAAGTTGAAGATAATGTTTCAATAGGACCTTTTGCACATCTTAGACCAGCTGCATTGCTTAAGAAAAATTCTAAAGTAGGGAATTTTGTTGAAATAAAAAAATCTACTTTACACGAAGGTGTTAAATGTGGTCATTTAACATACATAGGAGATAGTGAAATAGGTAAAGATACTAATATAGGTGCAGGAACTATAACTTGTAATTATGATGGTAAAAATAAGCATAAAACAACTATAGGAGAAAATGCATTTATAGGAAGTAATAGCATAATAGTATCACCTGTAAAAATAGGAGATAATGTTTTAACTGCAGCCGGTTCAGTTATAACTAAAGATGTTCCTGATGGTAATATAGTATTTGGAAGAGCTAAACAAGTTAATAAAGAAAATAAATAA
- a CDS encoding L-threonylcarbamoyladenylate synthase: MINETDVILFPTDTVYGIGVKPNKEALNKLYEIKKRDRNKKIVALVSSKEKAYEILEENILVYNIIDKCFPGELTIISKANVDFLEKLGYSDDIGVRMPSNDIALKIIEDAGGILMTSSANLSGENAAIRFEDISSQIINNVDIVIKNDNGLSGTSSSIYKIIENEIFEVRKGNFKIDNIEKIKEETFEK, translated from the coding sequence ATGATAAATGAAACAGATGTTATTCTATTTCCTACAGATACAGTTTATGGAATAGGTGTAAAACCAAATAAAGAAGCATTAAATAAATTGTATGAAATAAAAAAAAGAGATAGAAATAAAAAAATAGTAGCATTAGTTTCAAGTAAGGAAAAAGCTTATGAAATATTAGAAGAAAATATTTTGGTATATAATATAATAGATAAGTGTTTTCCTGGAGAACTAACCATAATTTCTAAAGCTAATGTAGATTTTTTAGAAAAATTAGGGTATAGTGATGATATAGGTGTAAGAATGCCATCAAATGATATTGCACTTAAAATAATAGAAGATGCAGGTGGAATACTTATGACTAGTAGTGCTAACCTAAGTGGTGAAAATGCAGCTATAAGATTTGAAGATATTTCTTCTCAAATAATTAATAATGTTGATATAGTTATTAAAAACGACAATGGGTTAAGTGGTACATCTTCAAGTATATATAAGATAATAGAAAATGAGATATTTGAAGTTAGAAAAGGAAATTTTAAAATAGATAATATAGAGAAAATTAAGGAGGAAACCTTTGAAAAATAG
- the truA gene encoding tRNA pseudouridine(38-40) synthase TruA, protein MKNIKIVYQYDGSCFYGSQRQKEKKTVQGTIENILKNSFNVEVNMISSGRTDRGVHAKMQVSNFLIKRDIPFDIMKKKIEKYSDYEIKIIDISYVDLEYNSRYDTNIRVYEYILDNRVRINPFETKYISGIEYDIEVEKFNKILKEFEGEHDFSSFSKKDNKANKNPVRCIYECYAIEKNGRVYVYIKGNSFLKTMVRIIIGTTLAIYEGKIDIRYIKENFENPDPDIKKFVADGNGLYLYNIE, encoded by the coding sequence ATGAAAAATATTAAAATAGTTTATCAATATGATGGAAGTTGTTTTTATGGATCTCAAAGACAAAAAGAGAAGAAAACTGTACAAGGTACTATAGAAAATATATTAAAGAATTCTTTTAATGTAGAAGTTAATATGATTAGTTCAGGTAGAACAGATAGAGGAGTACACGCAAAAATGCAGGTTTCTAATTTCTTAATTAAAAGAGATATACCTTTTGATATTATGAAGAAAAAAATAGAAAAATATTCAGATTATGAAATAAAAATAATAGATATTTCATATGTAGATTTAGAATATAACTCAAGATATGACACAAATATACGTGTTTATGAATATATTTTGGATAATAGAGTAAGGATAAATCCCTTTGAAACTAAATATATATCAGGAATAGAATATGATATAGAAGTGGAAAAATTTAATAAGATATTAAAGGAATTTGAAGGAGAACATGATTTTTCAAGTTTTTCTAAAAAGGATAATAAAGCTAATAAAAATCCGGTAAGATGTATATATGAATGTTATGCAATAGAAAAAAATGGAAGAGTATACGTGTATATAAAAGGTAATAGTTTTTTAAAAACTATGGTTAGAATAATAATAGGAACTACACTTGCAATATATGAGGGTAAAATAGATATAAGGTATATAAAAGAAAATTTTGAAAATCCAGATCCAGATATTAAAAAGTTTGTTGCAGATGGTAATGGACTATATTTATATAATATAGAATAA
- a CDS encoding ABC transporter permease/substrate-binding protein produces MIVQVFRERFFEWLQALGEHLQISLVSLLIAIIISIPLAIIIVNKDKIRDMVLQITGIFQTVPSLALLGLLIPIFGIGTPPAVCVLVIYAIFPILQNTVTGLKNIDPTLQEAAQAFGMTRFEKLKKFEIAIAMPVIISGIRTSAVMVIGTATLAALIGAGGLGSFILLGIDRNNVDLILIGAVSSALLAILFNMVIKILEKSSIRTIMFSMLILTISVFASFIPFFEEKMMGENIIIAAKLGPEPEIIINMYKELIEQETDLNVTLKPNFGKTSFLYEALKSGDIDIYPEFSGTITSSLLKEAPKVSNDVRQVYEIARDSILKQDNLIFLEPMLYQNTYAVAVKNKFAKENNLKNISDLKKVVNSSKAGFTLEFNDREDGNKGIKDIYGINLKVKTLEPSLRYQAINNDDVQIIDAYSTDSELKEYDLVILKDNLNIFPPYQGAPLLRKDTLEKYPELEKVLNKLSGKISEEEMINMNYEVKVKGKSAASVAHDYLKKEGLVK; encoded by the coding sequence ATGATAGTACAGGTTTTTAGAGAAAGATTTTTTGAGTGGTTACAGGCTTTAGGAGAACATTTACAAATATCATTGGTTTCTTTATTGATCGCTATAATTATATCAATTCCTCTTGCTATAATCATAGTTAATAAAGATAAAATTAGAGATATGGTATTACAAATTACAGGGATATTTCAAACTGTACCATCACTTGCATTACTTGGATTACTTATACCAATTTTTGGTATAGGGACACCACCTGCAGTTTGTGTTTTAGTTATCTATGCTATATTCCCTATATTACAAAATACAGTTACAGGTTTAAAAAATATAGATCCTACTTTACAAGAAGCAGCCCAAGCTTTTGGTATGACAAGATTTGAAAAATTAAAAAAATTTGAAATAGCTATTGCCATGCCTGTGATTATTTCAGGTATTAGGACATCTGCTGTGATGGTAATAGGTACTGCCACACTTGCAGCATTAATAGGAGCTGGAGGACTAGGTTCTTTTATACTTCTTGGTATAGATAGAAATAATGTTGATTTAATTTTAATAGGAGCTGTATCATCTGCATTGCTTGCCATATTATTTAATATGGTTATAAAAATACTTGAAAAGTCTTCAATTAGAACTATAATGTTTTCTATGCTTATTTTAACTATTAGTGTATTTGCGTCATTTATTCCTTTCTTTGAAGAAAAAATGATGGGAGAAAATATAATAATAGCAGCAAAGCTTGGTCCTGAACCAGAAATAATTATTAACATGTATAAAGAACTTATAGAGCAGGAAACAGATTTAAATGTTACTTTAAAACCAAATTTTGGAAAAACAAGTTTTCTTTATGAGGCTTTAAAAAGTGGTGATATAGATATATATCCAGAATTTTCTGGAACTATAACATCTAGCTTATTAAAAGAAGCCCCTAAAGTTTCAAATGATGTAAGGCAAGTTTATGAAATAGCTCGTGATAGTATATTAAAACAGGATAATTTAATATTCTTAGAACCTATGCTTTATCAAAATACTTATGCGGTAGCAGTTAAAAACAAGTTTGCAAAAGAAAATAATTTAAAAAACATATCAGATTTAAAAAAGGTAGTAAATAGTTCAAAAGCAGGATTTACATTAGAATTTAATGATAGAGAAGATGGGAATAAGGGTATAAAAGATATTTATGGAATAAATTTAAAAGTTAAGACTTTAGAACCATCACTTAGATATCAAGCAATAAATAATGATGATGTTCAAATAATAGATGCTTATTCAACTGATAGTGAATTAAAAGAATATGATTTAGTTATATTAAAAGATAATTTAAATATATTTCCACCTTATCAAGGAGCACCATTATTAAGAAAGGATACATTAGAAAAATATCCAGAGTTAGAAAAAGTGTTAAATAAGTTAAGTGGGAAAATATCAGAAGAAGAAATGATTAATATGAATTATGAAGTTAAAGTAAAAGGTAAAAGTGCAGCTAGTGTTGCTCATGATTATCTTAAAAAGGAAGGGTTAGTAAAATAA
- a CDS encoding ribose-phosphate diphosphokinase — translation MYNNHEIKVFAGTSSAKLAQKVADKLGVKLGDRNIVKFSDGETFAKSNETVRGCKVFVIQSTSEPVNESLMELLVFIDSLKRASAAEIIAVIPYYGYARQDRKAYPREPITSKLVANLLTVAGATRVVTMDLHARQIQGFFDIPVDHMEALPLFAKYFFDAGFTAEDSVIVSPDVGGVKRARSLARWLGMPLAIIDKRREKANVSEVMNIIGEVKGKKAILIDDIIDTAGTICNAAEAIMKAGAKEVVGCAVHPIFSGQAIERLRNSAFNKVVVTDTIQLPESKKFEKLVVVSTASMFAETINRIFVEEPISDLFEMPHNLDMSEGLQ, via the coding sequence ATGTATAATAATCATGAAATAAAAGTTTTTGCTGGAACTTCTAGTGCTAAACTTGCACAAAAAGTTGCAGATAAACTAGGTGTTAAACTGGGAGATAGAAATATAGTTAAATTCTCAGATGGTGAAACTTTTGCAAAATCAAATGAGACAGTTAGAGGATGTAAAGTATTTGTTATTCAATCAACTTCAGAACCAGTAAATGAAAGTTTAATGGAGTTATTAGTGTTTATTGACTCTTTAAAAAGAGCATCTGCTGCTGAGATAATAGCTGTAATACCATATTATGGATATGCAAGACAAGATAGAAAAGCTTATCCAAGAGAGCCGATTACATCTAAATTAGTTGCAAACTTATTAACAGTTGCAGGAGCTACAAGAGTAGTTACTATGGATTTACATGCAAGACAAATACAAGGATTCTTTGATATACCTGTAGATCATATGGAAGCACTTCCTTTATTTGCAAAGTATTTCTTTGATGCAGGATTTACAGCTGAAGATTCAGTTATAGTTTCTCCAGATGTAGGTGGAGTAAAAAGAGCAAGATCTCTTGCTAGATGGTTAGGAATGCCTCTTGCTATTATAGATAAAAGAAGAGAAAAAGCAAATGTTTCAGAAGTTATGAATATAATAGGAGAAGTTAAAGGTAAAAAAGCTATTTTAATAGATGATATAATTGATACTGCAGGAACTATTTGTAATGCAGCTGAAGCAATAATGAAAGCTGGAGCAAAAGAAGTAGTAGGTTGTGCAGTTCATCCAATATTCTCAGGTCAAGCAATAGAAAGACTTAGAAATTCAGCGTTTAATAAAGTAGTTGTTACAGATACTATTCAATTACCAGAAAGTAAAAAATTTGAAAAATTAGTAGTAGTTTCAACAGCGTCTATGTTTGCTGAAACAATAAATAGAATATTCGTTGAAGAACCAATAAGTGACTTATTTGAAATGCCACACAATTTAGATATGTCTGAAGGTTTACAATGA